One genomic segment of Oncorhynchus mykiss isolate Arlee chromosome 10, USDA_OmykA_1.1, whole genome shotgun sequence includes these proteins:
- the LOC118966653 gene encoding proteinase-activated receptor 2-like: protein MNSSEISSDQLQPTNSTVSLLNCLGSPSFTGSVVVMTIDFTFGVPANGWSLWLISSGGWSLIESEIFTLNLVSMEMASTLLFMLSILNVFTLRNLSLELAFNFMYGVVFAARPLFQCCICVERYLAVVHPVVFLKYKPLRYRVGCCGVVWLLVLVFGVINYKILSVYNNLGIFLPVLSMDLFCSLSILRVLKKPGPGDGGKEKEGGNLQKKRAFRIVSIMVVMLLVNYVPTIIMAPMMHLFSEKENLCEIAPPLVSFSIMGSSVQALLFLRRAGKVPCLCAGRGSGENH, encoded by the coding sequence ATGAACTCCTCCGAGATCAGTTCTGACCAGCTCCAGCCAACCAACAGCACTGTTAGCCTGTTGAATTGTCTGGGCTCCCCCAGCTTTACAGGTAGCGTTGTTGTCATGACGATAGACTTCACCTTCGGTGTGCCAGCCAATGGCTGGTCTCTCTGGCTCATCTCTAGCGGCGGGTGGAGTCTCATCGAGTCCGAAATCTTCACTTTGAATCTGGTCTCCATGGAGATGGCCAGCACTCTCCTGTTCATGTTGTCGATACTCAACGTTTTCACACTGCGTAACCTGTCCTTGGAATTGGCTTTTAATTTCATGTATGGTGTGGTCTTTGCAGCCAGGCCTCTGTTCCAGTGCTGTATCTGTGTGGAGCGCTACCTGGCGGTGGTCCACCCTGTGGTCTTCCTGAAGTACAAACCCCTGAGATACAGGGTGGGGTGTTGTGGTGTAGTCTGGCTCTTAGTTCTGGTGTTCGGTGTAATAAACTACAAAATATTATCTGTATACAATAACTTGGGCATATTCCTCCCCGTACTGTCAATGGACTTGTTCTGCAGCCTCTCCATTCTCAGGGTTCTTAAGAAGCCTGGCCcgggagatggagggaaggagaaagaggggggaaacCTGCAGAAGAAGAGAGCTTTCAGGATCGTCTCCATCATGGTGGTGATGCTGCTGGTCAACTATGTACCAACGATCATCATGGCACCAATGATGCATCTATTTTCAGAGAAGGAAAACCTGTGTGAAATAGCCCCACCCCTTGTCTCCTTCTCCATTATGGGCAGTTCTGTCCAGGCCCTCCTCTTCCTCCGCAGGGCTGGGAAGGTGCCATGTCTCTGTGCAGGCAGGGGTAGCGGGGAGAACCACTAG
- the LOC118936764 gene encoding probable E3 ubiquitin-protein ligase TRIML2 isoform X1: MALSGSGGFLSEDQFICSICLDVFTNPVSTPCGHSYCLDCISTYWDGGGGKTCVCPLCKESFRKRPELHINRTLKEITEQFKKMADGLDRGAMVFEGGIESQGLGGGGNEGVSYGVERPPVPPRPPGMGVMPGDLLLEMKTRFQRPSNSRTPPPVLHPHPPSPFSSNTTALSPPAPPVVPRRYTLSGPADSSTDAPLCPEHQRGLEFFCRTDQTCGCAVCMEGEHHGHQVIPAKREWLIKKSQLEITEAELRDMITQREKKVEDIRTSLENIQVCAEHETAGSMHMFSALVSSVERSQAELLEVIEMSQRAAQHQGQTLIRDLEQEISELRKRSATLTQLAQSDDYVLFFKTFSTPPQTRDWSDAVVTSDLTSGAVLLTVNQMVERFREELKRLPEICLRPQPQTDQSVGRNIPRLRPQPQPDQSVGRCSPSLLSQPNYAVGRNSPNLPSQPDQSLGRSSPSLRSPPPPEHSVGSPDWLSHPQPEQSVGRNPKPKVRRVQEYAVDITLDPLTAHPRLLISDDGKQVRCWDRYQPVADGPERFDRVVCVLGRQAFSSGRHYWEVEVGGKTDWDLGVASHSINRKGKITVSPAHGYWFLSLRDKNDYAFRTEPSTALGLNHKPNRIGIYVDCDKGQVSFYNVDAKMLIYTFTDSFSDVIHPFFSPCTNKSGRNEAPLIICPVSMPLVD, encoded by the exons ATGGCTCTCTCCGGGTCGGGTGGCTTCCTCTCTGAGGATCAGTTCATCTGTTCTATCTGCCTGGATGTGTTCACCAACCCAGTCTCCACACCCTGTGGTCACAGCTACTGTCTGGACTGCATCTCCACCTACTGGGATG gaggaggagggaagacgTGTGTGTGCCCGCTGTGTAAGGAGAGCTTCAGGAAGAGGCCGGAACTTCACATCAACCGCACCCTGAAGGAGATCACCGAGCAGTTTAAGAAGATGGCAGACGGATTGGACCGGGGGGCCATGGTGTTTGAAGGAGGGATTGAGAGTCAAGGTTTGGGTGGCGGTGGAAATGAGGGGGTGTCATACGGCGTTGAGCGTCCTCCGGTCCCTCCAAGACCCCCAGGGATGGGTGTGATGCCTGGGGATTTGTTGTTGGAGATGAAGACCAGGTTCCAACGACCTTCGAACTCCAGAACCCCTCCGCCGGTCCTCCACCCCCACCCGCCCTCACCCTTCTCCTCCAACACCACCGCCCTCTCGCCCCCCGCCCCTCCTGTTGTCCCACGCAGATACACCCTGAGCGGGCCGGCTGATTCCTCCACCGATGCGCCTCTCTGTCCTGAACACCAGAGGGGGCTGGAGTTCTTCTGCCGGACAGACCAGACGTGTGGGTGTGCCGTGTGCATGGAGGGAGAGCACCATGGACACCAGGTTATACCAGCCAAGAGAGAGTGGCTCATTAAGAAg TCTCAATTGGAAATCACAGAGGCAGAGCTGAGGGACATGATCACACAGAGAGAAAAGAAGGTGGAGGACATCAGGACATCACTGGAGAACATACAA gtgTGTGCGGAGCATGAGACAGCAGGCAGCATGCATATGTTCTCTGCCCTGGTGAGCTCTGTGGAGAGGAGCCAGGCAGAGTTGTTGGAGGTGATAGAGATGTCACAGCGGGCTGCACAGCACCAAGGACAGACCCTCATCAGAGACCTAGAGCAG GAGATCTCTGAGCTGAGGAAGAGAAGCGCTACCCTCACCCAGCTAGCCCAGTCTGACGACTACGTACTTTTCTTCAAG ACATTCTCCACGCCGCCTCAGACCAGGGATTGGTCGGATGCTgttgtgacctctgacctcaccTCAGGGGCGGTGCTTCTGACTGTCAATCAAATGGTGGAGCGGTTTCGGGAGGAGCTCAAGAGACTGCCGGAGATCT GTCTGCGTCCTCAACCTCAAACAGACCAATCTGTGGGGAGAAATATTCCAA GGTTGCGTCCTCAACCTCAACCAGACCAATCTGTGGGAAGATGCAGTCCAA GTTTGCTTTCTCAACCAAACTATGCTGTCGGAAGAAATAGTCCAA ATTTACCTTCTCAACCAGACCAGTCCCTGGGAAGAAGTAGTCCAA GTTTGCGTTCTCCACCTCCACCAGAACACTCTGTAGGAAGTCCAG ATTGGCTTTCACACCCTCAACCAGAGCAGTCAGTGGGAAGAAATCCAAAACCAA AGGTGAGGAGAGTGCAGGAATATGCAG tggACATAACCCTGGACCCCCTCACCGCCCACCCACGCCTGCTCATCTCCGACGACGGCAAGCAGGTGCGCTGCTGGGACCGCTACCAGCCCGTGGCGGACGGCCCCGAGCGCTTTGACCGTGTGGTCTGCGTCCTCGGGCGCCAGGCCTTCTCTTCGGGACGCCATTACTGGGAG GTGGAGGTGGGTGGGAAGACGGACTGGGACCTGGGCGTGGCTAGCCACTCCATCAACAGGAAAGGGAAGATCACAGTAAGCCCCGCCCACGGCTACTGGTTCCTGAGTCTCCGGGATAAGAACGACTACGCGTTCCGAACGGAACCGTCGACAGCGCTGGGCCTCAACCACAAACCCAACCGTATAGGGATCTACGTAGACTGTGATAAGGGACAGGTGTCGTTCTATAATGTGGACGCTAAGATGCTCATCTATACATTCACCGACAGCTTCTCGGATGTCATTCATCCCTTCTTCAGCCCTTGCACCAATAAGTCTGGCAGGAACGAGGCGCCGCTCATCATTTGTCCTGTCTCGATGCCTCTGGTGGACTGA
- the LOC118936764 gene encoding probable E3 ubiquitin-protein ligase TRIML2 isoform X2, with amino-acid sequence MALSGSGGFLSEDQFICSICLDVFTNPVSTPCGHSYCLDCISTYWDGGGKTCVCPLCKESFRKRPELHINRTLKEITEQFKKMADGLDRGAMVFEGGIESQGLGGGGNEGVSYGVERPPVPPRPPGMGVMPGDLLLEMKTRFQRPSNSRTPPPVLHPHPPSPFSSNTTALSPPAPPVVPRRYTLSGPADSSTDAPLCPEHQRGLEFFCRTDQTCGCAVCMEGEHHGHQVIPAKREWLIKKSQLEITEAELRDMITQREKKVEDIRTSLENIQVCAEHETAGSMHMFSALVSSVERSQAELLEVIEMSQRAAQHQGQTLIRDLEQEISELRKRSATLTQLAQSDDYVLFFKTFSTPPQTRDWSDAVVTSDLTSGAVLLTVNQMVERFREELKRLPEICLRPQPQTDQSVGRNIPRLRPQPQPDQSVGRCSPSLLSQPNYAVGRNSPNLPSQPDQSLGRSSPSLRSPPPPEHSVGSPDWLSHPQPEQSVGRNPKPKVRRVQEYAVDITLDPLTAHPRLLISDDGKQVRCWDRYQPVADGPERFDRVVCVLGRQAFSSGRHYWEVEVGGKTDWDLGVASHSINRKGKITVSPAHGYWFLSLRDKNDYAFRTEPSTALGLNHKPNRIGIYVDCDKGQVSFYNVDAKMLIYTFTDSFSDVIHPFFSPCTNKSGRNEAPLIICPVSMPLVD; translated from the exons ATGGCTCTCTCCGGGTCGGGTGGCTTCCTCTCTGAGGATCAGTTCATCTGTTCTATCTGCCTGGATGTGTTCACCAACCCAGTCTCCACACCCTGTGGTCACAGCTACTGTCTGGACTGCATCTCCACCTACTGGGATG gaggagggaagacgTGTGTGTGCCCGCTGTGTAAGGAGAGCTTCAGGAAGAGGCCGGAACTTCACATCAACCGCACCCTGAAGGAGATCACCGAGCAGTTTAAGAAGATGGCAGACGGATTGGACCGGGGGGCCATGGTGTTTGAAGGAGGGATTGAGAGTCAAGGTTTGGGTGGCGGTGGAAATGAGGGGGTGTCATACGGCGTTGAGCGTCCTCCGGTCCCTCCAAGACCCCCAGGGATGGGTGTGATGCCTGGGGATTTGTTGTTGGAGATGAAGACCAGGTTCCAACGACCTTCGAACTCCAGAACCCCTCCGCCGGTCCTCCACCCCCACCCGCCCTCACCCTTCTCCTCCAACACCACCGCCCTCTCGCCCCCCGCCCCTCCTGTTGTCCCACGCAGATACACCCTGAGCGGGCCGGCTGATTCCTCCACCGATGCGCCTCTCTGTCCTGAACACCAGAGGGGGCTGGAGTTCTTCTGCCGGACAGACCAGACGTGTGGGTGTGCCGTGTGCATGGAGGGAGAGCACCATGGACACCAGGTTATACCAGCCAAGAGAGAGTGGCTCATTAAGAAg TCTCAATTGGAAATCACAGAGGCAGAGCTGAGGGACATGATCACACAGAGAGAAAAGAAGGTGGAGGACATCAGGACATCACTGGAGAACATACAA gtgTGTGCGGAGCATGAGACAGCAGGCAGCATGCATATGTTCTCTGCCCTGGTGAGCTCTGTGGAGAGGAGCCAGGCAGAGTTGTTGGAGGTGATAGAGATGTCACAGCGGGCTGCACAGCACCAAGGACAGACCCTCATCAGAGACCTAGAGCAG GAGATCTCTGAGCTGAGGAAGAGAAGCGCTACCCTCACCCAGCTAGCCCAGTCTGACGACTACGTACTTTTCTTCAAG ACATTCTCCACGCCGCCTCAGACCAGGGATTGGTCGGATGCTgttgtgacctctgacctcaccTCAGGGGCGGTGCTTCTGACTGTCAATCAAATGGTGGAGCGGTTTCGGGAGGAGCTCAAGAGACTGCCGGAGATCT GTCTGCGTCCTCAACCTCAAACAGACCAATCTGTGGGGAGAAATATTCCAA GGTTGCGTCCTCAACCTCAACCAGACCAATCTGTGGGAAGATGCAGTCCAA GTTTGCTTTCTCAACCAAACTATGCTGTCGGAAGAAATAGTCCAA ATTTACCTTCTCAACCAGACCAGTCCCTGGGAAGAAGTAGTCCAA GTTTGCGTTCTCCACCTCCACCAGAACACTCTGTAGGAAGTCCAG ATTGGCTTTCACACCCTCAACCAGAGCAGTCAGTGGGAAGAAATCCAAAACCAA AGGTGAGGAGAGTGCAGGAATATGCAG tggACATAACCCTGGACCCCCTCACCGCCCACCCACGCCTGCTCATCTCCGACGACGGCAAGCAGGTGCGCTGCTGGGACCGCTACCAGCCCGTGGCGGACGGCCCCGAGCGCTTTGACCGTGTGGTCTGCGTCCTCGGGCGCCAGGCCTTCTCTTCGGGACGCCATTACTGGGAG GTGGAGGTGGGTGGGAAGACGGACTGGGACCTGGGCGTGGCTAGCCACTCCATCAACAGGAAAGGGAAGATCACAGTAAGCCCCGCCCACGGCTACTGGTTCCTGAGTCTCCGGGATAAGAACGACTACGCGTTCCGAACGGAACCGTCGACAGCGCTGGGCCTCAACCACAAACCCAACCGTATAGGGATCTACGTAGACTGTGATAAGGGACAGGTGTCGTTCTATAATGTGGACGCTAAGATGCTCATCTATACATTCACCGACAGCTTCTCGGATGTCATTCATCCCTTCTTCAGCCCTTGCACCAATAAGTCTGGCAGGAACGAGGCGCCGCTCATCATTTGTCCTGTCTCGATGCCTCTGGTGGACTGA